tattttcttctgtcttccttaatacttttctttatagtcttacaaagttctgtgtattgtattctctgtataTTGCTGCTTACTTTCATTTCCCTTTTTTGTTTaagcattattttagttttatcagacagtttacTATGTTGATTTTGTTGTTGCCGGCCTTCGATTTCTTTGGCACTAACAAGaatgatttccattaattgagagctgtcaATTTTGGTCATGTATTCTTTCATCAATTGTCTTTTGGTAGTGATCAGGTCACTACCAAAGCTAGGTCACCAATACATACTTTTAACTTGGGTCAGTGGATTAATTATTGTTAAACATATTAATAGTGAATTCTTTTATCATAATTtaagattaattaattattaattattattaattaattttcgttttaatacgtttcaatttctaattcgaaataattttcaaaaaattgtgacCTTTTACCTAGAAATGTTTATGATTCACATAAGTTTATGAATAATTATAAACATGTATAGGTCAAAGATCTTTTGtttcagaatttttttaaaacaactttCTGTTTGAAGATAGAATTGTCAAAAGAACACCAAAAAcgtaatttttatttcaattaatcGTGGTTTAATACCATTTAAAAAATATCTATGATAACATGCCTCAAAAAAATAGTTTCGTTCTCAAGTTATTCCAAAAGTTCACCGGACAAAGACgcctaaaattttttaaatgtttaaagaTCCTATTCACTGGTTTAATACCTACCGAAATGATTTATTCTTTTCGAACCGACAAGGCCTTCAGGACCAGTTCTTTTTGCTCTGAGCGaaagaacaagaagaagtgtggacacataataaataataaaacgatTTTTTGTATGTTTACAAACAAAAAACGAATCAGGACTTGGGTGGCTGAATCATCACCTTTTAATCTGCTGGATTATTTATGTTGGGATCATAAAGAAAAATTAGGTAGTAAGGCTTGCTGCCGTGggaaaaataattgtaaaatattttatttttctgtaaaatttgttGGTAATACACGGTTTTCGTTTTTGCCAATAGATTAACAAATTTTAATGGCAAATTGTCGAGtttgaataattattttaatatgtatttttaacGCAAACAAAGGTTGCATTATTTACGcaagagttatttacgcaagcacttgagAACTGTCCAGAagagatcaagataaatggtgaaaatataaataacatccattatactgacgatacagtcattatcgctgaaactgagacagacctgcagacaTCACTAAActcaatttgtgatactggggaacagtttggtttaacaataaacataaagaaaacaaaattcatggttatcagtaagagaggCAAAGTTATTACAAGGatccaataaaaaatgaaaatattgagcaagtggataaaatgaaatacttaggagtctggattacggaagatctgaatccgaaatcagaaattcgctcaagaatataGCAATTAAGAGCAGCCTTTTTTAAGATGatgaaatttctgagtaaccaaagactcgatctgcaaatccgatatcggatggtaaaatgttatatctactctattcttctttatggtgtcgaagccttgACTTTTagtgttgacttaatgagaaaactggaagcttttgagatgtggctttttagtaGAATTTTGAAGGTACCAtagaccgatcatattacgaacgaaatggtgttgcataGAATggaaagagacagagaacttttgaccaccaatAAAAGGCGAAaaacagcatatttggggcacatacttagaaatgataagtatgAGTTGTTGCAGTCGATTATGAAGtgtaaaatcgaagaaaaaaggggtcctggtagacgacaaatatcttggctgaaaaacattcgcgactgggccgggttaaacacacagacgctcttaagaaaagcagaaaatagagacgaatttgcaatggttatagccaaccttcattagtggagacggcactagaagaagaagaagaagaaaggttgCATTTCTCTTAAAAAAATGGTGTACGCTAAGAGAAAAAGACTGAAATTGTATAAATTACTAATTAGGAAAAGCAAGGAGAGCGGGAAACAGTCAGTAAACATATAAATGGCCAAAAAATGCAACATTTTGTATACGGTTATTTATTTGGATCAAAAGTATTTCTTTCTAAgttttatctaaaaatatataggtaaaagaatttaaattttttggggTTTTGAGCGGGAATAGTAGGAACACCTTTAGGAATTTTAGTTTGAGCAGAATTAGAAACAAAAAGAGAGCAAACCTAAAGACAAATTAAGCTAGATTCAGAAGAAGAGCACAAGAGGAATACAGGATCCCAAAAAGATTACAAGAAAAaagtgtttacactttatagtcttcaacTGAATAGGTTAAGGAGGGGAGAGGAGGAGACTATTtttctcaagttggtcattcagaattatattcgtgttttttaatttgttaatttccatagattctaacaaagatagcttaacgcctttattttggatgtgaagaatttgaaatttgtcattaaaagaattattatgatctagaaggtgaagtgcgtacatagaatctgtttttctactATTGAAagtccttttatgttctgctatacgtttctTAAAAGTTTTAccggtttgaccgatgtaagtttttgggcagtcgtcacatttaagtttgtatacacctaAGAAGAAGGTCAAATAAATTAACTTATACAATATACATAGTTATTGTTGCTTCTAGTTTAATCTATTTGTTTTTAACTACTGTTCCAAATAAAGATTTTgatctttttttgttttaatcatACTGAAGCTGCCCAAGATTAAATTTAATCTCACCCTTTTATActacttttaaatttttgttgaGCTTTATTTTCTCATGAATTAATCACCCTATATGACTTATTACATGCAATCTCAATAATTGCTCATTACTTTACACGCCTTTATTTCTTATTCAAGATCTAGTAAAACTTCAACtcattttaacaatataatcGCCATCAATGAAGAAACTTTGCATAATCGTACTGTGTTATGCGGGTTAGAGTTGAACAGCCACCGCCTTACTGCTCACTCCAGTTCGTTTAAGGTTAAAAGGTTTCTCCGTTCATGGCTGAATCTTTCAATTTAACTGAATAAGTGACTTCATCTGACTTCTCGGCAAATATCAATTACATACCATAAAAATTTTAATGACCTGTATATGTAAGATTTTATGGTAATATTAGCAGAGGCGTTTAACATGGTATTTGTAGGTTTTCTGAATTATAAGTTTATTTGCTTAGATTTCTACTGaagaatatataaattttaatgtaATGATTTGCAAGCTGTGTTACTCACTCGTTTAGGAAAATGTTTATTACACAAAAACAACTTATTTCAGCTTTATAGTTTATAACATTTCTAATACAGAATCTGTATATGTGTGAGACGATTGTAGATTTTTCATGATAAAAGCCTCGATTTATCTCTTAGTCTGCGACTGAAACCTGAAAAATCTGTTGTATATACTATAGCACTATGTTTGTGAGTTTCCCATTAACTTTTGTTGGAGGAGCACCTTATTTCAGGTGGTATCTAGCTTTTTCTTACTTATCTTAGCTGACTAAGGAAGATACCTGTGCCGAAATACACCAGAAGCGTTTTAGTTGGACATCAGTTTGTTAATAGACTGTAGAGTGTTATTTGCTgtaatttgattattttaacccttatccgggcaaCACATTTTACTCACGTAACCGAGCAACTCGTTCCGTTGGGCCCACCACTGTTCTTGAATGTACTATtcatatttacccatatatttctaatattatttttttgattttttattaaagataaatttaaattgtctagattaaaaaaaaggtgctaaaaaatgcaagaaaacttttgtagaaaaaatatttatttacaagtaatAAACATTTACTATTTTAGTTGAGACTAAGCCACAAGATTACCTTATTCCCAACTAAAATAGCAAATTAAtatgacaaattaaattattattaagtattaggtaatcatatctagcgaacaggcattttagagttaaacaagaagatgcatacactgatctcaaggatattgaagcaggtgttccacaagggagtgtattgggtccagtcctatatctaatatacacgtgtgatatacctgaactagaagacgacaccatagctaccttcgcagatgacactgctgtcttagcggtaagtgataccgtcgaagaagctacagaaaaactacaaaattcaataaataaaatccatgaatggaccaaaaaatggaaaaataaactgaatgagaataaatcagtccatataaattttaccaataagagaattaataatattcctattagaataaatgatgtccaagtgcctattgaaacatcagcaaagtacttggggatcactcttgatgcgaaacttcgctggaaagctcacgtgaaaaagaaaagagaagaactaggcattcgctacaagaaaatgtattggttaatgggaagacattcctctctatccataaataataaactcctaatctataaacaaatactgagaccagtatggacctatggctgccaactctggggctgtgccaagcctagtaacatcaaagtaatccagacattccagaataaagtactgaggaacatcgtagatgcgccttggtacgtttgGAACAAcaaccttcaccgggacctcaagatggaagacgtcaatcagataatcaagaaatttgcagggagccatgaacaacgactccatcatcatgtaaacgtcgaggctatccagctcctcgacaatacgaacctagaaagaaggctcaaaagaacaaagccttttgaactggtataatgagtgagtgaaaagcagagtaaagtgttgtgcgagtatgcatgctaaatttaatgctagttattagaaataataggaaagatactagtgagtagacacctaattttaagatttcattagtaatttaagtagaaacaaattgataattggtcttactgaccagattttaatgtaagtacacttctgtgtctttagtaaaaaaaaaaactactgTATATTTCTActacaaatttgtttttgtttcctgTCCTTTTTTTATTGGACACATTATGTGACACATGTTCCTTGTTAAAACTGgaggtttttctagtttttgctttttattgtgtGGTTCACTTCCTGTAAGCATTTTTCAATACACTGTTTTGTTTCCCATGGTAGTACCCTTGATTTTCTTTTCAAAATTTGAGGCAAAACTAGTGTTCTGCTGTTTTTGTAATTAACAATcttcgcttttcatttttgttttcgttCCATTTTGGATGTAAATTTGTCCAAATAATAAATTAGGCCacatgtcgccatgttaccagtccaacggtaactttaccatcttaattctattcttaattttatacaagaaataatgtaaactaaatttcattagtaatttttaaagggtttttacccccatatttagtggctacattcatgtattaacctgacactgacgatggaatatttattccgaaaacgttttgtctatttaacatagcccgactgggtttttatacacctttttataaaggattttattaaaaattttttaatatatggtatacagccaactacaggaacttagtttccttgtggatattatcttcttttactgtttgataaacattCCTAATGATTTCTTTGGCACCATTAGATAAATGTAAACGTGTTTTACACTTAGCCCTAGCTTCACCGATTGCCgacattttatttgaatattcGTGACCTAACCACCGATCTAAATGCAAGAAAATATCTGCCTCAATCTGCAAATGTCAAAgttaaatatgttttataatgttttataaattatgttttctaGATAAATAAACGATACTTAATTATACCTAAATACCTATTAGCACGAGAATTATAATATGTAGAGCTATAGAATAATAATAAGAGGTATACTTTATCTTTAACTAATATACTTgataatgattttttaattttcttttatttaaaaatagaaatctTCATTATCGAAAgtccattttatttaaagtgaaaacGACATAAAACAGGCAATAACTCCATAACTCCATAAAATTCACCATTAGTTAATAATTGATTCCAAGCAATTTAATTTCAGATGAGTAAGGAAAGATGACTTATTCGTGTatagcaaaatttttttttaatacgaagcattgtgtagaaattttaattttaacaatttatttgcaCTGATAGGTAACGAGTCAGTTCTGTAAATATATAAAGTCCGGTCCTAGTAAGCTGTTCCAAAACTATTGCTACCCGTCGCAAAGACAATTGACGGATTCGTAACATCAATAGGTGTTGTTCATTATTATAATACTACTGTCGATTGGGTCATCCCACCAGCCTCGGGCCAAATTTCTTATATTTTAAACCAAACTATACATGAAATTTGAGAATGAAGGATATTACCCTGTGGTCGATATTTCCCCCCCTTTCCCGATATATTTTATAGCGGCCAAATTCAGCAAGGTAGTTTAAGTGTTAGCTCACCTTGGATCCTTAACCCAGCACATTTGGTTCACTCTCACTTAATACTCCAAAGAAGAAGCCTACTGACCCACATTCTCATAAAACCACAAAAGCAACTCCTCCGAAACTTCTACAAATTGTGTCACCAGTACCAAAATGTGATGCTTTGCCGTAGAGAAAAAGAAACAGCAAGCTCAACTTTTGACAACACCTGAAAATATAGAATCTAAGAAGGCCAAACGAGCAATCAAAATTGCAAAGCAGGAGAAGACATTCAAGCTTCGAAAGCCAGCAAAAAAGAAGATCTTACTAGATGAAAAATTGCCATCATCATCTGAAGGCGAGTGGGACGAAAAATCCTCCGATGATGAAATTGTAGATGAGGAAGATTTCCTCCAATGTGTAGAAAGTGTTAACGTCGACGACTACGTATTGGTTGAGTTACAGGAAAGAGCAAGCCATTATATTATGTGTGCGTAGTCATTAGCATTAATAATGATGCCGTGGAAGTTAACTTTATTAAGAAAGGAAAGGTTCAGTTCGTGTTTCCATTAGCTGAAGACATCGGCATTGTCAAAATGGAACAAATTAAGAAAATCCTGCCAAAACCTAATGTTCGCCGTGGacacttcaattttgttgttaaattccCTAACACCATGTCAGTTGTGTAAACAGTTTTATTTCACCTCATTTCATTAAAAGTTGCAAAGTTAATCACTCTGAGTTTATATTTTTGGTTTACATGTAATTTCCCGTAATTCATATCCCCAACACCTACTGCGCCATATTGCCCCACCCCCCTGTCAGGAATATGACGCAAAAGttgacttttttgttttttaaattatagttATTCTTATTGTAGGATTTAGCTGGAATTTATGCTCTGAGTACCTGATAGTACTAGGTGTCATAAACACTAATCAACATGTTATTATCGGTATTACCGTTTGAGATCTGCCAAAAACTCTAATTGTGCGTCATACCTTATTTGCAGTTTTCCAGAAGCAAAAAATATTAgtgttaaaaatatcatgttgAAGATTTTGATTCAGCAAATCAAAGTACGTAAAAGTCAGTAGTGAAATCCAATGGAATTCAATCGGCAACGACACCTTCCTTTGGCGAAAAAGTTTTTTCTCATCATCCATTAAATTAGCAAAACGGTTATAAGTGTTATTTTTTAAATCCTGAGGATTTAACAGTAAATTGGATCCTAGTAATTACatacatataaaacaaaaattatttttatatccaacacatttatttaaaagtgcagaaatttttactaacaataaAACTAATGCAccatattattgtgtattatttgcatatttttttttGAACAGTAACTCGACGTTTTAAgccatttttataattttgtaccatttttatatttattatgcaatttgaaGGTACGTTTATTTATCATAAAATACAAAGTTTATCCAATCGCTTTTGGTTTTTTCGActtactacaattttaaaatatatgacTGTTTTTAGTTTCACGCATATTATATGATcgtaaacattataaaagtaggATTAATTTTTCAACGCATAACTGCAACTTAACATACTAGTAAATGGTTGTTACAAATCAAGTGGTCAACGACTGTCAAAGTAAAATtatactgtagcgagattaaataaaacgagcggttcgaatttatataaatatatttatttttaactttacagttcggtactatCTTATCATCTAAACTCACttataacatcgttacatattatatactataCCAATCACTGAGTAAGTTCAGATGATTTTGCAGGTTTTGTGAGGCTTGTATGAAATCTTCAATTACAGCTAGTATTGCTGCGTCGTCAGCAAaggaagcgattgtagtattattagtctctggtatatcggctgtgTAAAGTGAGAAAATCAGCGGCCCTAGAACACTACCCTGCGGGACTCCAGAGTTGAAAGGACAGAGGTTGGATTGTTGATCTTCgaattttacagagaaatatATTTGATAGGTAGGATTTAAGTAGGaggaaatagttactggatagtactatttttactttgtaaatttgatatttcatttatcattcgaTGGACTTGTTGGGTAGTGGAGTGATTTTCCCGAAAATCAAACTCATGTTTTGGAAGTAATGTTAGGAATTTATGATCTGCGGATATCCTCTGTAGCAGCAATCCTTCAAAAACTTTGCTTACGGTTgggagtaggctgatgggtcgataagatgttacttcattggactcttttcctggcttgaggatcataatgacttcagcaaatttccatatttttgaaAAGTACGATAAGCTTAGCATGCAGTTAAATATAACTGATGGCAAAGTAATGGTCTTGCGAGGAagttgttttagtacttgtgccGAGATTAAATCATAACCTGGTTATGggtttgtttctttatttctgTACTTCTATAGGAGTAAAACTTTTAATTGGGAGGGACATTTGATGCGCGCTAATTAGTCCTTCCACTTCTTCATCAGGGCCTACTGGCTCTGTTTGTTAGATGTTCAGAGAAGACGTccgctttttctttgttggaactGGCCCATTCGCCATTTGGTTTACATATGGGAGGAATAGTTGTGTATGGTTTCTTAAGCATCTTAGTCGCCTTCCATAAGGTCTGGTCATTTACTGTAAGGTTTGTAATGTAACGTTTGAAGGTTTCGTTGTTTGCGGCTTTAATGGTTATTTCAAGTTGCCTACGTAGTATATTGAATATATGTAGATCTATGTTGTTTCCAGAATGTTGACAGGTTTACCTCGCATGACGTTTTTCAGCAATTAGTTGACGAATGTGCAGGGGAACATTTATGGTATGTGTTGGCTTACGTTCAGTTCGTGGTGTAGATTGCCATGCCGCTTTTTGCAAAAGTGTGGTAAAGAAATTGAGCTGCTGTATCTATACCATGTGTAGATTTGATCCGCACATTAGTGTTTTCTTCTAGGTAGGATTGAAAATTTGCCCAGTTGGTGTTTTTTTGAAGTAAGTCGAGGAGGTGGTGGATTGTTTATATCTGTGGTACTAAGGCTTATAATAACCGGTTTATGATCCGATTTATAATCATAGCTGGATTCTTTTAGACAGTTGTTTCTGGACACTCCTTTGCTTATGAATTAGTCCAGTATATCTGGAAGTTTTTTGAGGTCACTCAGCCAGTACGTAGGGATTCCGTTGGTGTGGCAATCATAGTTGTTTTCGGTCATTGCTTTTAGAAGATTACGACCTTTTGTTGTTGTAAGTCTTGAGCCTTCCAGTTTCCCCCGGCTACGAATTAACTGCCAAGTAATTGGAAGAAGGCTTTGTATTCATCTGTGGAGATTGCGTGACGAGGTGGGCTATACATTGCAGATATGTTGCATTCACTTGAACGATTGCTGCTTGTAGCTGcgaataggaagacgatcagtaggaaccacgcaaacgatggaatgacaacttactggaggcacattgaaaaacagacagagtcatgtcgatataaaaagaagaagaagaagaagaagattgctgCTTGTGTTTTTTTCTGTTGCATATTTCGACAATACATGATGCGATATGAAGCTGCGGATAATTACCGCCGAGTCACCATGAGCTGTATCATCGGGATGAAATGTGCTATATGTGTAGATTCGTATGTGTGATCGTAGTTATATCGGTAAAGTGGGTTTCTGAAATAAGCAGAACATTAATTTTATTCTGGTTTAAGAAAGTAATTATTTCCTGCTTATGGTTTAGCAGGCCATTAGCGTTCCATGTGGCAACTCcaagtatgtttaaaaatttctttGGTTACTGACTTGTGTTAGTAAGTTTAATATCATACTATTTTGACTCATGAGAACATGTTTTTGAACTCATTTAGGAATGTTAATAGTTGTTGTTGTATATTAGTTTTAGATTTTGAATTATAGTTGGCTTGATGTGCTGTCACGTTTGCATATGTTCTTTGATGGTTTTGTAGAGTGGTGTTTAGCTGATTTGTTTCAGTACATACATGTGGGCTGTTGAAAGTTGTTCTTTGAGGCTGTTGGTTTCCTCGTTTCTGCTTAGGTCTGTTTTCTACCCTGTAGACTACATAGCGCTTATAGTTCCATGTAGACTACACAGCGCTTATAGTTAGCACGATAATCTTGTTTGCGTAGTGCACACTTGGCTGGAGCGTTTCTAGGATTTTTACTATCTTTTGTATTATATCGTCCTCCAGATTTGACGCAGTAGTGCGGTTTAGGTGGCTAAAGAAAAATGGATGGAGGATAAATGCAAGGAAGTAGAAAAGTTGAATGAAAAACATGATacgtttaatatgtttaaaaaaattagagaAGTCTTTATCATAAGAAAACTCCACATACTATAACCGATTCGTCGGGAAAAATGATAATAGACGAACATGAAATTCGAacaacctggtgtaattatataaGTGAACTGTATAATGATGATAGACCCGAAGAACTGGAGACCTTAGTTGAAGGTGAAGGACCAGAAATactaaaatcagaaatactgcaTGCTATAAAGTTAGCAAAGAACAAGAAAGCCGTTGGTCCTAATAACATACCGACAGAGATGTTAAAGCTTATAAATGagaaaaacattggaatactGGTCAAGCTTTTCAATGATGTTTATTCGAATGGTGATATCCCTGAAGATTGGTTAAAGTCCGAATTCATAACAGTACCAAAAAGCAACGTCCGAAAAACTGTAGCGATTATAGaataataagccttatgagccacactttgaaaatatttctacgcatcatccacagtagaatcagagataaatgtgaagaagaccaggatgaaacacaatttggcttcagaaatggactgggaactcgggacgccctctttgcactaaatgtattactgcagaaatgtcgagatcaaaggaaagacgtctttgctgtatttattgactatgaaaaggcctttgatcgagtacagcatcacaaattaattacaatattaaaagataaaggagttgatagtcaagacatacgattcatagaaaagttataaGTACTGGCGTAAACAGCGACAGCTCGCataaacggaaaatcaacagaaatatgtaaaatacaaagaggtgtcagacagggttgtatactatccccactgttatttaatttatattcagatagaatatttaaagaagcgctgcataatttggaatggggcgtgaaagttaatggaattctgataaatacaat
The genomic region above belongs to Diabrotica undecimpunctata isolate CICGRU chromosome 8, icDiaUnde3, whole genome shotgun sequence and contains:
- the LOC140448748 gene encoding uncharacterized protein encodes the protein MIIDEHEIRTTWCNYISELYNDDRPEELETLVEGEGPEILKSEILHAIKLAKNKKAVGPNNIPTEMLKLINEKNIGILVKLFNDVYSNGDIPEDWLKSEFITVPKSNVRKTVAIIE